In Cotesia glomerata isolate CgM1 linkage group LG1, MPM_Cglom_v2.3, whole genome shotgun sequence, one genomic interval encodes:
- the LOC123268360 gene encoding uncharacterized protein LOC123268360 isoform X2, with product MTPAFFLHDYYKKMLELQEKLRKSEEERIRLEERFNLMEQESRVRHEACINKLRMRYIEFLEEQRVRDLRNHKLLGTLDKVDTSLALMTAKTDRLYTLRKEYEASILRAQASRRQAGSVTGDSGIISQNDDRLMLRGASSTQVASSSHLDNLKAYNGPRATSSVPGNFYSSSSTPKKVYSGLPPLQFSSKTHLDSSEPFLRTIPSVNYQRSYAPKSLARNPEMKTWNEEDYATDLTKLRRDLRKDSGAFKYPAPERLTTLGSSRLSNLLGSKAQESSTIPQFRETAGSIVEKELESYINKIRSLHDNNNDQHSLEEVDHEQNTSGDLLNVTLSDDGFDHLPAEEKAKGHLHKEVGQILALVDDLAAKTADLNANAPTGLNAVQEIKILCTNQSELMNETLIEPKVHSAVTEEASGLISDGINGNFNTELSDKDQNEETKVEIVDFDKKEELNTEIVVAQEQEVDNLQETGELEPWNLENSEKQVKVIDDLDLNDNLELQTELVNNDNEILQTALVNEIPVVNPDGEVSNDSVVAAENVYDQNYTAGEQNYPEENYEENKEYTEQVYEYENQEYQYDPNTGEYQYPYDPNAEYQDQQYPEETNQEYQYPEGYTEQNYDTNYEYPAEQYEGYDQEQQQLNQEDLIQADTIDPEGPVDVVDLVGAEEDNNYQEDLISKASNEESPIDSSKKDKDEVNGRAKKTKDTIRAILESDTESTMEKNTSNTESDFDFK from the exons ATGACTCCCGCATTTTTTCTTCATGATTACTATAAAAAGATGCTGGAACTTCAAGAAAAATTACGCAaaag tgAAGAAGAAAGGATACGACTTGAAGAAAGATTTAATTTGATGGAACAGGAATCGCGTGTTAg ACATGAAGCCTGTATAAATAAGTTGCGGATGCggtatattgaatttttggaGGAGCAGAGAGTTAGAGATCTGAGGAATCATAAATTACTGGGCACGCTGGATAAAGTTGATACCAGCTTGGCGTTAATGACCGCTAAAACAGACAGACTTTATACGCTTAGa aaaGAGTACGAAGCGTCAATCCTCCGCGCCCAAGCAAGCCGGCGTCAGGCGGGGAGTGTAACAGGTGACAGCGGAATCATAAGCCAAAACGATGACAGATTAATGTTAAGAGGAGCCTCGAGTACCCAGGTAGCCTCAAGCTCTCATTTAGACAATCTAAAAGCATACAATGGACCTCGAGCGACTAGCAGCGTCCCAGGAAACTTCTACAGCTCTTCAAGTACGCCCAAAAAAGTTTACAGCGGTCTTCCACCGCTTCAATTCTCCTCCAAAACTCACTTGGACTCCAGCGAGCCTTTTTTGCGAACAATTCCCTCCGTAAACTATCAAAGAAGCTACGCACCAAAATCTCTGGCACGGAACCCAGAAATGAAGACATGGAACGAAGAAGATTACGCAACTGACTTAACTAAATTGCGTCGAGATTTGCGCAAGGATTCCGGGGCGTTTAAGTACCCGGCCCCAGAGAGATTGACGACGCTGGGAAGCTCCAGGTTGTCTAATTTATTGGGCTCTAAAGCCCAAGAGAGCTCCACAATTCCGCAATTTCGCGAAACTGCTGGCAGCATAGTCGAAAAAGAATTGGAGAGTTATATTAATAAGATCCGCAGTCtccatgataataataacgatCAGCACAGTCTGGAGGAAGTTGACCACGAACAGAACACCAGCGGtgatttattgaatgttacgCTGTCGGACGACGGGTTTGACCACTTGCCAGCTGAGGAAAAAGCTAAAGGGCATCTGCACAAGGAAGTTGGCCAGATTTTGGCACTTGTTGATGATCTTGCGGCTAAGACTGCTGATTTAAATGCAAATGCACCAACTGGACTCAATGCCGTCcaagaaattaaaatactttgtACTAATCAATCAGAATTAATGAACGAGACACTTATTGAGCCTAAAGTGCACTCAGCTGTGACGGAAGAAGCTTCCGGGTTAATTTCTGACGGAATTAATGGTAATTTCAACACTGAATTGAGCGACAAGGATCAAAATGAAGAAACTAAAGTTGAGATAGttgattttgataaaaaagagGAACTAAATACGGAAATTGTTGTTGCTCAGGAGCAAGAGGTTGATAATTTACAAGAGACTGGTGAATTAGAGCCCTGGAATTTGGAGAATTCGGAGAAACAAGTCAAAGTGATTGATGATTTggatttaaatgataatttggAATTACAGACCGAGTTGGTGAATAATGACAATGAAATATTGCAGACCGCTTTGGTTAATGAAATTCCAGTTGTAAATCCAGATGGTGAAGTGAGTAATGACAGTGTTGTCGCAGCTGAGAATGTTTACGACCAAAATTACACAGCTGGTGAGCAGAATTACCCAGAAGAAAATTATGAGGAGAATAAAGAGTATACGGAGCAAGTTTATGAGTATGAAAATCAGGAGTATCAGTATGATCCGAATACTGGAGAGTATCAGTACCCTTACGACCCAAATGCGGAGTACCAGGACCAGCAGTACCCTGAAGAAACGAATCAG GAGTATCAGTATCCTGAAGGTTATACTGAGCAAAATTATGATACTAATTATGAGTATCCGGCTGAGCAGTATGAAGGCTATGATCAGGAACAGCAACAACTGAATCAAGAGGATTTAATTCAAGCTGATACTATTGATCCTGAAGGTCCTGTTGATGTTGTTGATCTTGTTGGAGCAGAagaagataataattatcaagaaGATTTGATAAGTAAAGCCTCTAATGAAGAATCTCCGATAGATTCTAGCAAGAAAGACAAAGACGAAGTTAATGGCCGCGCGAAAAAAACTAAAGACACTATCAGAGCGATTCTTGAATCTGACACTGAAAGCACGATGGAGAAAAATACTTCTAATACGGAGAGTgactttgattttaaatag
- the LOC123268360 gene encoding uncharacterized protein LOC123268360 isoform X3, giving the protein MTPAFFLHDYYKKMLELQEKLRKSEEERIRLEERFNLMEQESRVRHEACINKLRMRYIEFLEEQRVRDLRNHKLLGTLDKVDTSLALMTAKTDRLYTLRKEYEASILRAQASRRQAGSVTGDSGIISQNDDRLMLRGASSTQVASSSHLDNLKAYNGPRATSSVPGNFYSSSSTPKKVYSGLPPLQFSSKTHLDSSEPFLRTIPSVNYQRSYAPKSLARNPEMKTWNEEDYATDLTKLRRDLRKDSGAFKYPAPERLTTLGSSRLSNLLGSKAQESSTIPQFRETAGSIVEKELESYINKIRSLHDNNNDQHSLEEVDHEQNTSGDLLNVTLSDDGFDHLPAEEKAKGHLHKEVGQILALVDDLAAKTADLNANAPTGLNAVQEIKILCTNQSELMNETLIEPKVHSAVTEEASGLISDGINGNFNTELSDKDQNEETKVEIVDFDKKEELNTEIVVAQEQEVDNLQETGELEPWNLENSEKQVKVIDDLDLNDNLELQTELVNNDNEILQTALVNEIPVVNPDGEVSNDSVVAAENVYDQNYTAGEQNYPEENYEENKEYTEQVYEYENQEYQYDPNTGEYQYPYDPNAEYQDQQYPEETNQEYQYPEGYTEQNYDTNYEYPAEQYEGYDQEQQQLNQEDLIQADTIDPEGPVDVVDLVGAEEDNNYQEDLISKASNEESPIDSSKKDKDEVNGRAKKTKDTIRAILESDTESTMEKNTSNTESDFDFK; this is encoded by the exons ATGACTCCCGCATTTTTTCTTCATGATTACTATAAAAAGATGCTGGAACTTCAAGAAAAATTACGCAaaag tgAAGAAGAAAGGATACGACTTGAAGAAAGATTTAATTTGATGGAACAGGAATCGCGTGTTAg ACATGAAGCCTGTATAAATAAGTTGCGGATGCggtatattgaatttttggaGGAGCAGAGAGTTAGAGATCTGAGGAATCATAAATTACTGGGCACGCTGGATAAAGTTGATACCAGCTTGGCGTTAATGACCGCTAAAACAGACAGACTTTATACGCTTAGa aaaGAGTACGAAGCGTCAATCCTCCGCGCCCAAGCAAGCCGGCGTCAGGCGGGGAGTGTAACAGGTGACAGCGGAATCATAAGCCAAAACGATGACAGATTAATGTTAAGAGGAGCCTCGAGTACCCAGGTAGCCTCAAGCTCTCATTTAGACAATCTAAAAGCATACAATGGACCTCGAGCGACTAGCAGCGTCCCAGGAAACTTCTACAGCTCTTCAAGTACGCCCAAAAAAGTTTACAGCGGTCTTCCACCGCTTCAATTCTCCTCCAAAACTCACTTGGACTCCAGCGAGCCTTTTTTGCGAACAATTCCCTCCGTAAACTATCAAAGAAGCTACGCACCAAAATCTCTGGCACGGAACCCAGAAATGAAGACATGGAACGAAGAAGATTACGCAACTGACTTAACTAAATTGCGTCGAGATTTGCGCAAGGATTCCGGGGCGTTTAAGTACCCGGCCCCAGAGAGATTGACGACGCTGGGAAGCTCCAGGTTGTCTAATTTATTGGGCTCTAAAGCCCAAGAGAGCTCCACAATTCCGCAATTTCGCGAAACTGCTGGCAGCATAGTCGAAAAAGAATTGGAGAGTTATATTAATAAGATCCGCAGTCtccatgataataataacgatCAGCACAGTCTGGAGGAAGTTGACCACGAACAGAACACCAGCGGtgatttattgaatgttacgCTGTCGGACGACGGGTTTGACCACTTGCCAGCTGAGGAAAAAGCTAAAGGGCATCTGCACAAGGAAGTTGGCCAGATTTTGGCACTTGTTGATGATCTTGCGGCTAAGACTGCTGATTTAAATGCAAATGCACCAACTGGACTCAATGCCGTCcaagaaattaaaatactttgtACTAATCAATCAGAATTAATGAACGAGACACTTATTGAGCCTAAAGTGCACTCAGCTGTGACGGAAGAAGCTTCCGGGTTAATTTCTGACGGAATTAATGGTAATTTCAACACTGAATTGAGCGACAAGGATCAAAATGAAGAAACTAAAGTTGAGATAGttgattttgataaaaaagagGAACTAAATACGGAAATTGTTGTTGCTCAGGAGCAAGAGGTTGATAATTTACAAGAGACTGGTGAATTAGAGCCCTGGAATTTGGAGAATTCGGAGAAACAAGTCAAAGTGATTGATGATTTggatttaaatgataatttggAATTACAGACCGAGTTGGTGAATAATGACAATGAAATATTGCAGACCGCTTTGGTTAATGAAATTCCAGTTGTAAATCCAGATGGTGAAGTGAGTAATGACAGTGTTGTCGCAGCTGAGAATGTTTACGACCAAAATTACACAGCTGGTGAGCAGAATTACCCAGAAGAAAATTATGAGGAGAATAAAGAGTATACGGAGCAAGTTTATGAGTATGAAAATCAGGAGTATCAGTATGATCCGAATACTGGAGAGTATCAGTACCCTTACGACCCAAATGCGGAGTACCAGGACCAGCAGTACCCTGAAGAAA CGAATCAGGAGTATCAGTATCCTGAAGGTTATACTGAGCAAAATTATGATACTAATTATGAGTATCCGGCTGAGCAGTATGAAGGCTATGATCAGGAACAGCAACAACTGAATCAAGAGGATTTAATTCAAGCTGATACTATTGATCCTGAAGGTCCTGTTGATGTTGTTGATCTTGTTGGAGCAGAagaagataataattatcaagaaGATTTGATAAGTAAAGCCTCTAATGAAGAATCTCCGATAGATTCTAGCAAGAAAGACAAAGACGAAGTTAATGGCCGCGCGAAAAAAACTAAAGACACTATCAGAGCGATTCTTGAATCTGACACTGAAAGCACGATGGAGAAAAATACTTCTAATACGGAGAGTgactttgattttaaatag
- the LOC123268360 gene encoding interaptin-like isoform X1, whose product MTPAFFLHDYYKKMLELQEKLRKSEEERIRLEERFNLMEQESRVRHEACINKLRMRYIEFLEEQRVRDLRNHKLLGTLDKVDTSLALMTAKTDRLYTLRKEYEASILRAQASRRQAGSVTGDSGIISQNDDRLMLRGASSTQVASSSHLDNLKAYNGPRATSSVPGNFYSSSSTPKKVYSGLPPLQFSSKTHLDSSEPFLRTIPSVNYQRSYAPKSLARNPEMKTWNEEDYATDLTKLRRDLRKDSGAFKYPAPERLTTLGSSRLSNLLGSKAQESSTIPQFRETAGSIVEKELESYINKIRSLHDNNNDQHSLEEVDHEQNTSGDLLNVTLSDDGFDHLPAEEKAKGHLHKEVGQILALVDDLAAKTADLNANAPTGLNAVQEIKILCTNQSELMNETLIEPKVHSAVTEEASGLISDGINGNFNTELSDKDQNEETKVEIVDFDKKEELNTEIVVAQEQEVDNLQETGELEPWNLENSEKQVKVIDDLDLNDNLELQTELVNNDNEILQTALVNEIPVVNPDGEVSNDSVVAAENVYDQNYTAGEQNYPEENYEENKEYTEQVYEYENQEYQYDPNTGEYQYPYDPNAEYQDQQYPEETNQEYQDQEQYAEDPNQEYQYPEGYTEQNYDTNYEYPAEQYEGYDQEQQQLNQEDLIQADTIDPEGPVDVVDLVGAEEDNNYQEDLISKASNEESPIDSSKKDKDEVNGRAKKTKDTIRAILESDTESTMEKNTSNTESDFDFK is encoded by the exons ATGACTCCCGCATTTTTTCTTCATGATTACTATAAAAAGATGCTGGAACTTCAAGAAAAATTACGCAaaag tgAAGAAGAAAGGATACGACTTGAAGAAAGATTTAATTTGATGGAACAGGAATCGCGTGTTAg ACATGAAGCCTGTATAAATAAGTTGCGGATGCggtatattgaatttttggaGGAGCAGAGAGTTAGAGATCTGAGGAATCATAAATTACTGGGCACGCTGGATAAAGTTGATACCAGCTTGGCGTTAATGACCGCTAAAACAGACAGACTTTATACGCTTAGa aaaGAGTACGAAGCGTCAATCCTCCGCGCCCAAGCAAGCCGGCGTCAGGCGGGGAGTGTAACAGGTGACAGCGGAATCATAAGCCAAAACGATGACAGATTAATGTTAAGAGGAGCCTCGAGTACCCAGGTAGCCTCAAGCTCTCATTTAGACAATCTAAAAGCATACAATGGACCTCGAGCGACTAGCAGCGTCCCAGGAAACTTCTACAGCTCTTCAAGTACGCCCAAAAAAGTTTACAGCGGTCTTCCACCGCTTCAATTCTCCTCCAAAACTCACTTGGACTCCAGCGAGCCTTTTTTGCGAACAATTCCCTCCGTAAACTATCAAAGAAGCTACGCACCAAAATCTCTGGCACGGAACCCAGAAATGAAGACATGGAACGAAGAAGATTACGCAACTGACTTAACTAAATTGCGTCGAGATTTGCGCAAGGATTCCGGGGCGTTTAAGTACCCGGCCCCAGAGAGATTGACGACGCTGGGAAGCTCCAGGTTGTCTAATTTATTGGGCTCTAAAGCCCAAGAGAGCTCCACAATTCCGCAATTTCGCGAAACTGCTGGCAGCATAGTCGAAAAAGAATTGGAGAGTTATATTAATAAGATCCGCAGTCtccatgataataataacgatCAGCACAGTCTGGAGGAAGTTGACCACGAACAGAACACCAGCGGtgatttattgaatgttacgCTGTCGGACGACGGGTTTGACCACTTGCCAGCTGAGGAAAAAGCTAAAGGGCATCTGCACAAGGAAGTTGGCCAGATTTTGGCACTTGTTGATGATCTTGCGGCTAAGACTGCTGATTTAAATGCAAATGCACCAACTGGACTCAATGCCGTCcaagaaattaaaatactttgtACTAATCAATCAGAATTAATGAACGAGACACTTATTGAGCCTAAAGTGCACTCAGCTGTGACGGAAGAAGCTTCCGGGTTAATTTCTGACGGAATTAATGGTAATTTCAACACTGAATTGAGCGACAAGGATCAAAATGAAGAAACTAAAGTTGAGATAGttgattttgataaaaaagagGAACTAAATACGGAAATTGTTGTTGCTCAGGAGCAAGAGGTTGATAATTTACAAGAGACTGGTGAATTAGAGCCCTGGAATTTGGAGAATTCGGAGAAACAAGTCAAAGTGATTGATGATTTggatttaaatgataatttggAATTACAGACCGAGTTGGTGAATAATGACAATGAAATATTGCAGACCGCTTTGGTTAATGAAATTCCAGTTGTAAATCCAGATGGTGAAGTGAGTAATGACAGTGTTGTCGCAGCTGAGAATGTTTACGACCAAAATTACACAGCTGGTGAGCAGAATTACCCAGAAGAAAATTATGAGGAGAATAAAGAGTATACGGAGCAAGTTTATGAGTATGAAAATCAGGAGTATCAGTATGATCCGAATACTGGAGAGTATCAGTACCCTTACGACCCAAATGCGGAGTACCAGGACCAGCAGTACCCTGAAGAAACGAATCAGGAGTATCAGGACCAGGAGCAGTATGCTGAAGATCCGAATCAGGAGTATCAGTATCCTGAAGGTTATACTGAGCAAAATTATGATACTAATTATGAGTATCCGGCTGAGCAGTATGAAGGCTATGATCAGGAACAGCAACAACTGAATCAAGAGGATTTAATTCAAGCTGATACTATTGATCCTGAAGGTCCTGTTGATGTTGTTGATCTTGTTGGAGCAGAagaagataataattatcaagaaGATTTGATAAGTAAAGCCTCTAATGAAGAATCTCCGATAGATTCTAGCAAGAAAGACAAAGACGAAGTTAATGGCCGCGCGAAAAAAACTAAAGACACTATCAGAGCGATTCTTGAATCTGACACTGAAAGCACGATGGAGAAAAATACTTCTAATACGGAGAGTgactttgattttaaatag
- the LOC123268360 gene encoding uncharacterized protein LOC123268360 isoform X4: MEQESRVRHEACINKLRMRYIEFLEEQRVRDLRNHKLLGTLDKVDTSLALMTAKTDRLYTLRKEYEASILRAQASRRQAGSVTGDSGIISQNDDRLMLRGASSTQVASSSHLDNLKAYNGPRATSSVPGNFYSSSSTPKKVYSGLPPLQFSSKTHLDSSEPFLRTIPSVNYQRSYAPKSLARNPEMKTWNEEDYATDLTKLRRDLRKDSGAFKYPAPERLTTLGSSRLSNLLGSKAQESSTIPQFRETAGSIVEKELESYINKIRSLHDNNNDQHSLEEVDHEQNTSGDLLNVTLSDDGFDHLPAEEKAKGHLHKEVGQILALVDDLAAKTADLNANAPTGLNAVQEIKILCTNQSELMNETLIEPKVHSAVTEEASGLISDGINGNFNTELSDKDQNEETKVEIVDFDKKEELNTEIVVAQEQEVDNLQETGELEPWNLENSEKQVKVIDDLDLNDNLELQTELVNNDNEILQTALVNEIPVVNPDGEVSNDSVVAAENVYDQNYTAGEQNYPEENYEENKEYTEQVYEYENQEYQYDPNTGEYQYPYDPNAEYQDQQYPEETNQEYQDQEQYAEDPNQEYQYPEGYTEQNYDTNYEYPAEQYEGYDQEQQQLNQEDLIQADTIDPEGPVDVVDLVGAEEDNNYQEDLISKASNEESPIDSSKKDKDEVNGRAKKTKDTIRAILESDTESTMEKNTSNTESDFDFK; the protein is encoded by the exons ATGGAACAGGAATCGCGTGTTAg ACATGAAGCCTGTATAAATAAGTTGCGGATGCggtatattgaatttttggaGGAGCAGAGAGTTAGAGATCTGAGGAATCATAAATTACTGGGCACGCTGGATAAAGTTGATACCAGCTTGGCGTTAATGACCGCTAAAACAGACAGACTTTATACGCTTAGa aaaGAGTACGAAGCGTCAATCCTCCGCGCCCAAGCAAGCCGGCGTCAGGCGGGGAGTGTAACAGGTGACAGCGGAATCATAAGCCAAAACGATGACAGATTAATGTTAAGAGGAGCCTCGAGTACCCAGGTAGCCTCAAGCTCTCATTTAGACAATCTAAAAGCATACAATGGACCTCGAGCGACTAGCAGCGTCCCAGGAAACTTCTACAGCTCTTCAAGTACGCCCAAAAAAGTTTACAGCGGTCTTCCACCGCTTCAATTCTCCTCCAAAACTCACTTGGACTCCAGCGAGCCTTTTTTGCGAACAATTCCCTCCGTAAACTATCAAAGAAGCTACGCACCAAAATCTCTGGCACGGAACCCAGAAATGAAGACATGGAACGAAGAAGATTACGCAACTGACTTAACTAAATTGCGTCGAGATTTGCGCAAGGATTCCGGGGCGTTTAAGTACCCGGCCCCAGAGAGATTGACGACGCTGGGAAGCTCCAGGTTGTCTAATTTATTGGGCTCTAAAGCCCAAGAGAGCTCCACAATTCCGCAATTTCGCGAAACTGCTGGCAGCATAGTCGAAAAAGAATTGGAGAGTTATATTAATAAGATCCGCAGTCtccatgataataataacgatCAGCACAGTCTGGAGGAAGTTGACCACGAACAGAACACCAGCGGtgatttattgaatgttacgCTGTCGGACGACGGGTTTGACCACTTGCCAGCTGAGGAAAAAGCTAAAGGGCATCTGCACAAGGAAGTTGGCCAGATTTTGGCACTTGTTGATGATCTTGCGGCTAAGACTGCTGATTTAAATGCAAATGCACCAACTGGACTCAATGCCGTCcaagaaattaaaatactttgtACTAATCAATCAGAATTAATGAACGAGACACTTATTGAGCCTAAAGTGCACTCAGCTGTGACGGAAGAAGCTTCCGGGTTAATTTCTGACGGAATTAATGGTAATTTCAACACTGAATTGAGCGACAAGGATCAAAATGAAGAAACTAAAGTTGAGATAGttgattttgataaaaaagagGAACTAAATACGGAAATTGTTGTTGCTCAGGAGCAAGAGGTTGATAATTTACAAGAGACTGGTGAATTAGAGCCCTGGAATTTGGAGAATTCGGAGAAACAAGTCAAAGTGATTGATGATTTggatttaaatgataatttggAATTACAGACCGAGTTGGTGAATAATGACAATGAAATATTGCAGACCGCTTTGGTTAATGAAATTCCAGTTGTAAATCCAGATGGTGAAGTGAGTAATGACAGTGTTGTCGCAGCTGAGAATGTTTACGACCAAAATTACACAGCTGGTGAGCAGAATTACCCAGAAGAAAATTATGAGGAGAATAAAGAGTATACGGAGCAAGTTTATGAGTATGAAAATCAGGAGTATCAGTATGATCCGAATACTGGAGAGTATCAGTACCCTTACGACCCAAATGCGGAGTACCAGGACCAGCAGTACCCTGAAGAAACGAATCAGGAGTATCAGGACCAGGAGCAGTATGCTGAAGATCCGAATCAGGAGTATCAGTATCCTGAAGGTTATACTGAGCAAAATTATGATACTAATTATGAGTATCCGGCTGAGCAGTATGAAGGCTATGATCAGGAACAGCAACAACTGAATCAAGAGGATTTAATTCAAGCTGATACTATTGATCCTGAAGGTCCTGTTGATGTTGTTGATCTTGTTGGAGCAGAagaagataataattatcaagaaGATTTGATAAGTAAAGCCTCTAATGAAGAATCTCCGATAGATTCTAGCAAGAAAGACAAAGACGAAGTTAATGGCCGCGCGAAAAAAACTAAAGACACTATCAGAGCGATTCTTGAATCTGACACTGAAAGCACGATGGAGAAAAATACTTCTAATACGGAGAGTgactttgattttaaatag